From the Polaribacter tangerinus genome, the window ATTGTAAAAACCGATTTTTCTTTTTGCTTACCGAGTGTTTTTACTACCCAAGTATTTACAAAAGGTATATCATCTACCCAAGAAATCATAGTGTCTTCAAAATAATCTGCCAGTTTACTATTTGGTGCTATAATCTCTTTAAAAACAGCTATTACAAATTCTTTATCATCTTTAAAAGTTGTTGTTTCTGAACTAATGTAGTTTTTGTAAAGATCGCTTTGCAATAACTCTTCAAAAATTATTTTTACATATTCGTCATTTAGCTCCCAATTTTTTAAATTATTTAATGCTAAATAACTTTCTACACTAACACTTGTTGCTATTGCATTAATTAGCTTATTGTCTATAAATTTTGTGTTGGGTTTTAAGTCTTCTTTAGTAGCAAGTATTTTCTTTTTAGAGAGAGCAATTTTTTTGGAGGCTAATTTTTGCAATTCAACCAATAATTGTAAATTTAAAACGTATAAATCATACATTTTTAAAATACTATCTTTTAAGAATTTTTCTTCTTTTACAAGGTCATCATTATGAGATTGTAACATAGCGTATACAGATTGCATTACTTTAACTCTAATATGTCTTCTGTTAATCATTTCTAAAGAACTTAAATATAAAATGGCAAAAAATTAGTTTTTTTCACGCAGCAAAAATAGTATTATTTTGTTTCTAATTACAGAAGATTATAAAATTATTTTTACTTTTTTTTGGGTTTAAAAAGCCCGTAAAAGTCATTGTTTATTTTAGCAATTATAATGTATCTTCGTAGCTTAAAACTATTTTTCATAAATAAATTTCTGTATTGAAAGCTCTAAAATATATAAACAAGTTTTTCATAAAATATAAATGGCGTTTACTTATTGGTATTTTAATTACCATTTTATCGAAATTACTTGCTTTAAAAGTTCCTCAAATAGTAGGAGATTCTCTTAATGTTGTAGAAGATTTCCAGAACGGAAAAATTACTGATGTTGCTTTTGTAAAAAGAGAATTACTACAAAATGTATTGCTTATTATAGGCGTTGCAGTATTAGCTGGTTTTTTTACTTTTTTAATGAGGCAAACTATTATAGTTACCTCTAGACTTATTGAATTTGATTTAAAAAATGAAATCTATCAACAATACCAAAAATTATCTTTAAACTTTTACAAAAAGAATAGAACCGGCGATTTAATGAATCGTATTTCCGAAGACGTTTCTAAAGTAAGAATGTATGTTGGGCCAGCTGTAATGTATTCTATGAATATGTTTGTACTAATTTTAGTTGGTTTTACACAAATGATTCGTATCGATGTAAAATTAACTATGTATACATTAATACCTTTTCCTGTATTGTCTTTATCTATTTTTATTTTAAGTAAAATTATTCATAAAAGAAGTAGCATCGTTCAAGAATATTTATCGAAACTCACCACTTTTAATCAAGAGTTTTTTTCAGGAATTAGTGTTGTTAAATCTTATGGAATTGAGCCACTAATTATTAAAGATTTTGATAAAATTGCCAACGAAAGCAAAGAAAAAAACATTCATTTACAACAAGCCAATGCTTTGTTTTTTCCGTTAATGGTTTTATTAATTGGTTTAAGCAATCTTATTGTTATTTATGTTGGAGGTAAACAATATATTAATGATGAAATTCAAATAGGAACTATTATAGAGTTTATGTTATATGTAAATATTCTTACCTGGCCAGTTGCTGTAGTAGGTTGGGTAACTTCTATGATACAACAAGCAGAGGCATCTCAAGTAAGAATAAATGAGTTTTTAAATGAAAAACCAGAAATTTTAAATCACACTAACTCTCCTACTCAATTAAAAGGAGACGTTTCTTTTAAAAATGTAACTTTTACTTATGATGATACAAATATTACAGCTTTAAAAGATGTTAGCTTTACCGCCAAAGCTGGCGAAACTATTGCTATTTTAGGTAAAACAGGAGCTGGTAAATCTACCATTATAGAGCTCATTGCGCGTTTGTATGATACAAAAGAAGGAGAAATTACATTAGACAATAAACCCATAGAAAGTACGAACTTAAATGATATTAGAAATCAAATTGGCTTTGTACCGCAAGATCCTTTTTTGTTTTCTGAAAGTATTGGAAATAATATTAAATTTGGTAAAGAAAATGCTACAAAAGAAGAAATAATAGCAGCAGCAAAAAATGCAGTAGTACACGATAATATTATAGAGTTTCCGAACGGATATGACACTGTTTTAGGAGAGCGAGGTGTTACTTTGTCTGGAGGGCAAAAGCAACGAGTTTCTATAGCTAGAGCAATTATTAAAGACCCTAAAATTTTAATTTTTGATGATTGTTTATCGGCTGTAGACACAGAAACAGAAGAGAGAATTTTAAATAATCTAAAAAAAGTTTCTCAAAATAAAACCACCTTTATTATTAGCCATAGAGTTTCATCTGCAAAAAATGCCGATAAAATAATAGTTTTAGATGCTGGAAAAATTATCCAAAAAGGGACTCACAATCAGTTAATAAATGAAGAAGGATTCTATAAAAATTTATACCAGCAACAACTTTTAGAAAAAGAAAATTAATCTTTAACATTGCTACGTAAAATATTTTATTAGATTTGTTACCATAAAAAAACTATTATTCAAAAAATATGGCAGAGAGAGTTGAACAGGAAGAAATTTTTTCACAGGTATTAAGAGCAGGAAGAAGAACTTACTTTTTTGACGTAAGAGCAACAAAGGCAGATGATTACTATTTAACAGTTACAGAAAGTAAAAAGTTTACGCATGATGATGGTACTTTCCATTATCAAAAGCATAAAATATACTTGTACAAAGAAGATTTTACAGATTTTCATGAAATGCTAAAAAAAGCAACTGATTACATTATTAATGAAAAAGGAGATGAAGTAATTAGTGAACGCCACCAAAAAGACTTTAAAAAAGAAGATGGCAAAACGATTTCGAAAGAATCTGAAAGCGCTACAGGAAGTTTTACAGATATTTCTTTCGACGATATTTAGAATTTAAAAGATTACTATCTATTGTTTACATACAAATTATGTATTTTACAATGAGATAGCACCATAATAATTCAAATTCAATTTTACACAAAAGAAAAACCGCAAACTTAAGAAGTTTGCGGTTTTTCGATTTTATAAATAGTAGCTTTAAAAATTGAAGCTTTTGCTACATAGCACTAATAATATCGTATTTGGTAATTATTTGATGTGATCCGTTTTCTAAAGATACCAAAACAGCTTGATTTTCTTTCGTTATTAATTTAGAAACATCTTCGAGTTTAGCAGCTTTATCTACTATAGGGTAAGGTTTTCCCATTATATCTTTAATCGGTTTATCTGCAATATTTTTATCGGCAATAAAATGATGTAATAAATCGGACTCATCTATTGACCCTACAAAACCATTAATATCTCTAACTGGTAATTGAGAAATTTTTAAACTTTTCATTCTTTCAATTGCATGCGAAACTAATTCTTCCGTTTGAACAACTACCAAAGGTTTGCCATTGTGTTTTAACACCAAATCTGCAGCTGTTTTTATTTCTTCTTCTACAAAACCTCTATCTCTCATCCAATCATTATTAAACATTTTACCCACATATCTACTTCCATGGTCATGAAATAATACTACAACTACATCATCTTTTGTAAAATGTTCTTTTAATTGTAACAATCCTTTTACAGCGGCTCCGGCAGAATTTCCTAAAAACATTCCTTCTTCTTTTGCCAAACGTTGTGTATAAATAGCTGCATCTTTGTCGGTTACTTTGGTAAAACCATCTATAACTCCGAAATTAACGTTTAAAGGCAAAATATCTTCTCCAATACCTTCTGTTATATATGGATAAATTTCATTTTCGTCGAAAACGCCTGTTTCATGATATTTTTTAAAAACAGAACCATAAGTATCTACTCCCCATATTTTTACTGAAGAACCTGTTTCTCTAGCCTTCATTTTTAAATAACTACCTACACCAGAAATTGTTCCACCAGTACCTACTCCAACAACAAAATGAGTAACTTTCCCTTGAGTTTGTTCCCAAATTTCTGGTCCTGTGCTTAAAAAATGTGCTTTACAATTACTTGGGTTATCGTATTGATTAACATACCAAGAATTCGGTGTTTCTTCTCCCAATCTTTTTGAAACAGAATAATATGAACGAGGATCGTCTGGCTCTACATTTGTAGGACAAACCACTACTTCTGCTCCAACAGCTCTTAAAATATCAATTTTTTCTTTAGATTGTTTGTCCGCCATTACAAAAATACACTTGTATCCTTTTACAATTGCTGCTAAAGCCAGTCCCATTCCAGTGTTT encodes:
- a CDS encoding PUR family DNA/RNA-binding protein, which translates into the protein MAERVEQEEIFSQVLRAGRRTYFFDVRATKADDYYLTVTESKKFTHDDGTFHYQKHKIYLYKEDFTDFHEMLKKATDYIINEKGDEVISERHQKDFKKEDGKTISKESESATGSFTDISFDDI
- a CDS encoding pyridoxal-phosphate dependent enzyme, with protein sequence MNYANNILETIGNTPLVKLNTLTKELPCLVLSKYETFNPGNSVKDRMALQMIEDAEADGRLKPGGTIIEGTSGNTGMGLALAAIVKGYKCIFVMADKQSKEKIDILRAVGAEVVVCPTNVEPDDPRSYYSVSKRLGEETPNSWYVNQYDNPSNCKAHFLSTGPEIWEQTQGKVTHFVVGVGTGGTISGVGSYLKMKARETGSSVKIWGVDTYGSVFKKYHETGVFDENEIYPYITEGIGEDILPLNVNFGVIDGFTKVTDKDAAIYTQRLAKEEGMFLGNSAGAAVKGLLQLKEHFTKDDVVVVLFHDHGSRYVGKMFNNDWMRDRGFVEEEIKTAADLVLKHNGKPLVVVQTEELVSHAIERMKSLKISQLPVRDINGFVGSIDESDLLHHFIADKNIADKPIKDIMGKPYPIVDKAAKLEDVSKLITKENQAVLVSLENGSHQIITKYDIISAM
- the nusB gene encoding transcription antitermination factor NusB encodes the protein MINRRHIRVKVMQSVYAMLQSHNDDLVKEEKFLKDSILKMYDLYVLNLQLLVELQKLASKKIALSKKKILATKEDLKPNTKFIDNKLINAIATSVSVESYLALNNLKNWELNDEYVKIIFEELLQSDLYKNYISSETTTFKDDKEFVIAVFKEIIAPNSKLADYFEDTMISWVDDIPFVNTWVVKTLGKQKEKSVFTIGALYKDTDDEEFVSNLFRKTVLKHTEYEKDIEEKTPNWESDRIAEIDMILIKMALTEFLNFPSIPTKVTINEYIEISKDYSTSKSSYFINGVLDKISKDFKANNKIVKIGRGLL
- a CDS encoding ABC transporter ATP-binding protein, coding for MKALKYINKFFIKYKWRLLIGILITILSKLLALKVPQIVGDSLNVVEDFQNGKITDVAFVKRELLQNVLLIIGVAVLAGFFTFLMRQTIIVTSRLIEFDLKNEIYQQYQKLSLNFYKKNRTGDLMNRISEDVSKVRMYVGPAVMYSMNMFVLILVGFTQMIRIDVKLTMYTLIPFPVLSLSIFILSKIIHKRSSIVQEYLSKLTTFNQEFFSGISVVKSYGIEPLIIKDFDKIANESKEKNIHLQQANALFFPLMVLLIGLSNLIVIYVGGKQYINDEIQIGTIIEFMLYVNILTWPVAVVGWVTSMIQQAEASQVRINEFLNEKPEILNHTNSPTQLKGDVSFKNVTFTYDDTNITALKDVSFTAKAGETIAILGKTGAGKSTIIELIARLYDTKEGEITLDNKPIESTNLNDIRNQIGFVPQDPFLFSESIGNNIKFGKENATKEEIIAAAKNAVVHDNIIEFPNGYDTVLGERGVTLSGGQKQRVSIARAIIKDPKILIFDDCLSAVDTETEERILNNLKKVSQNKTTFIISHRVSSAKNADKIIVLDAGKIIQKGTHNQLINEEGFYKNLYQQQLLEKEN